The sequence GCCACAGCGCGGTGAATCCGTACCCGGACTCGACCGTCGTACGGCTCCCGAGGAACGCGGCGAAGGCCAGCACCACCAGTCCGGCGCTCACCACGCCCCGTGCCCCGAACCGCTCCACGACCGGCTGGGCCGCCCTGGCGGCGACCATCAGGCCGCCCATCATCGGCAGCAGGCGGACACCCGTGCCGAAGGCGTCGTTGCCGAGGACGGCCTGCAGATAGGGCGGCAGCACGAACATCAGGCCGGACAGGACGAACATCACGAGCGTCGCCGCGACCGAGTTGAGCAGGAAGCCGCGGTGCGTGAGCAGGGACATGTCGAGCATGGGGCGGGCCGAGCGGCGTTCGCGCCGGACCAGCGCGGTGAGCAGGAGTACGGCTCCGGCGATCAGGGCGAGCACGAGGGGGTCGCCCCAGCCACGGGTCGGCGCCTCGATGATCGCGTAGATGAGGGCGCCCAGTCCGGCCGCGGTGAACACGGTGGAGACCACGTCGACCTTGGGAGAGGCGGGGTCGCGGGTCTCCGGGAGGAGGAAGAGGCAGGCGGTGATGCCGATCGCGGCCATCGGGATGTTGATCAGGAAGACCGAGCCCCACCAGAAGTGGTCGAGCAGCCAGCCCCCGATGATCGGGCCGAGCGGCATGCCGAGCGCGGCCGCGGCCGAGATGATGCCGACCGCCTTGGTGCGCTCGGTGGGCGGGAACAGCGAGGGCAGGACGGACATGGACAGCGGCATCACCAGCGCGGCGCCCACGCCCATCACCGCGCGGGCGACGACGACCCAGGTCACGTCGCCGGCGAGGGAGCCGACCAGCGAACCGGCGAGGAAGACGCCGAGTCCGGCCATCAGCATGCGGCGGCGCCCGAACCGGTCGCCGAGCAGTCCGGCGGGCAGCATCAGCGCCGCGAACACGACGATGTACGCGTCCGCCATCCACTGCTGCTCACCGGTGCTCGCGCCGAGCTGACCGGCCATCGTCGGGAGCGCCACGTTGAGGATCGTCATGTCGAAGCCGAGGACGAGCATGCTCGCGACCAGGGCGCCCAGGGCCCACCAGCGGCGTGGGTCCAGTGCGGCGGGGACGGATTGCTTGGTGACAGTAACCATGAAATGAGAGTAACTCTCAAAAGGTAGCCGCTGTCAATGCGTGAAGGTGGGATGCAGGGTGCGGTCGGGCGTCGGCTGCGGGCGTGAGGGCCGAGGGCGCGCAGTTCCCCGCGCCCCTGGCGGGGCGGGGCGCGGGGCCCGGGGCCCGGGGCCCGGGCATGCGAAAGGGGCCCCGCCGCGCGATGCGGTGGGGCCCCTGCCGGAGAACTGCCGTGGCTATCCGTACTGGTAGGCCACCATCGAGATGCCGATGTAGTGCGCGATGAACGCCGCGAGCGTGAGCGAGTGGAAGACCTCGTGGAAGCCGAACCAGCGCGGTGACGGGTTGGGTCGTTTGAGTGCGTAGATCACGCCGCCGGCGCTGTAGAGAAGTCCGCCCACGATCACCAGGACCAGCACGGCGATGCCTCCGGCCCGCATGAAGTCGGGGAGGAAGAAGACGGCGGCCCAGCCCATCGCGATGTAGCAGGGGGTGTAGAGCCAGCGGGGCGCGCCGATCCAGAAGACACGGAAGGCGATGCCCGCGAGCGCCGCGCCCCAGATGCCCCACAGCAGCCACTTCCCCTTGCTCTCCGGGAGCAACAGCATCGTCAGCGGTGTGTACGAGCCCGCGATGATGAGGAAGATGTTCGCGTGGTCGAGTCTGC is a genomic window of Streptomyces sp. NBC_00414 containing:
- a CDS encoding DHA2 family efflux MFS transporter permease subunit — protein: MVTVTKQSVPAALDPRRWWALGALVASMLVLGFDMTILNVALPTMAGQLGASTGEQQWMADAYIVVFAALMLPAGLLGDRFGRRRMLMAGLGVFLAGSLVGSLAGDVTWVVVARAVMGVGAALVMPLSMSVLPSLFPPTERTKAVGIISAAAALGMPLGPIIGGWLLDHFWWGSVFLINIPMAAIGITACLFLLPETRDPASPKVDVVSTVFTAAGLGALIYAIIEAPTRGWGDPLVLALIAGAVLLLTALVRRERRSARPMLDMSLLTHRGFLLNSVAATLVMFVLSGLMFVLPPYLQAVLGNDAFGTGVRLLPMMGGLMVAARAAQPVVERFGARGVVSAGLVVLAFAAFLGSRTTVESGYGFTALWLSVAGLGFGFAIVPAMDGALGALPADRAGSGSGLLMTLRQVGGAIGIALLGSLLAGTFRDRLDVTGLPERAADTAGESVVAAHLVADRTGAADLLTSADTAYVHGMGLVLLVCGIASLVAALLAGAFLPNADTEHSDAADPDAGDSGVTGPDTTVPDATGTALGATGAVAALQDVAGPDMTDSDVTDSDVTDSDVTDPDMAPAPADGRQ
- the trhA gene encoding PAQR family membrane homeostasis protein TrhA, which encodes MTAPSPDASADTPVVDRVAEALSLPHPVKPRLRGWLHAGMFPAVLVSGLVLTALAGSTRARAACAIFVLTACLLFGVSAIYHRGTWSPRMDGVLRRLDHANIFLIIAGSYTPLTMLLLPESKGKWLLWGIWGAALAGIAFRVFWIGAPRWLYTPCYIAMGWAAVFFLPDFMRAGGIAVLVLVIVGGLLYSAGGVIYALKRPNPSPRWFGFHEVFHSLTLAAFIAHYIGISMVAYQYG